The following are encoded in a window of Cycloclasticus pugetii PS-1 genomic DNA:
- a CDS encoding prepilin-type N-terminal cleavage/methylation domain-containing protein, with protein sequence MKNYNQDKHQHGFSLIEIMIAVLVLAIGILAVSKLQTSLLRSGSNANERAVAASLVNRKVDDLSRFINITSTHSWASLALNTDGLIANPNSLAYEHIGNNAGGRILSGATTVGNINYDLEWSVINYYASTSKTTPSTTPSGSPIFKVAHVVASWDGVGDDTNNVVSFDSIIYRYDPSITTSTVDDTFGNVGPTDKIDDNFDPNNGVAEVDIEDNNRLIGGQVAPNISRGGAGVLSAFESLVFNTSTNTIQRRDRFNTVGCVCKKVNGAASDTHLTGYVTWDTANKVTSNLVSLSTYETRYTQVKENQLGDNDQPFACNACCRDGKDESNIPATNVAYKVCRFKYIAGGFKIFPSWKLIGFNVIPEQFLNVSTHDAIYSTYITSLVRHVADIEKTQGINYFLNSYSTVDRSFADYASSEISAGNYNSLTNSSTLQLQARAIYMDETPDGAYEGTTYTATNIPLDRIPFYEVDLTKLTGWTPDEDNYDFTATYTGDGVVSNQWEAGLHDPIPNGAGTPCQASNISAGPNCISNQELIDGDEGTYSRGLFYARSATSPTTTVRSQIFTGNDGWVDRDVSGEPISTSSIEITVTP encoded by the coding sequence ATGAAAAATTATAATCAGGATAAACATCAGCATGGCTTTAGCTTAATTGAAATCATGATTGCCGTACTCGTACTGGCTATTGGGATTTTAGCTGTTTCAAAATTACAAACTTCCCTCCTAAGAAGCGGCAGTAATGCAAATGAAAGAGCCGTTGCTGCAAGCCTTGTTAATAGGAAAGTTGATGATTTATCGCGTTTTATAAACATTACCTCTACTCATAGCTGGGCTTCCTTAGCTCTTAATACAGATGGTTTAATTGCAAATCCAAATTCCCTTGCTTATGAACATATAGGTAATAATGCAGGAGGGCGAATTCTTTCAGGCGCCACTACTGTTGGAAACATAAATTACGACTTGGAGTGGTCGGTTATTAACTATTACGCCTCTACTAGCAAAACAACCCCATCAACCACTCCCTCAGGGAGCCCTATTTTCAAGGTAGCTCACGTTGTTGCCTCTTGGGACGGTGTCGGTGATGATACCAATAACGTTGTTTCGTTTGATTCCATCATTTATAGATACGACCCATCAATTACCACCTCTACAGTTGATGATACATTTGGTAATGTTGGCCCTACAGATAAAATTGATGATAATTTTGATCCGAATAACGGGGTCGCTGAAGTCGATATTGAAGACAATAATAGGTTAATTGGTGGACAAGTTGCTCCTAACATTAGCCGGGGAGGCGCTGGTGTTCTTTCAGCGTTTGAATCTTTAGTGTTTAATACCTCAACAAATACTATACAAAGGCGTGATAGGTTTAATACTGTTGGCTGTGTCTGCAAAAAAGTCAACGGTGCAGCATCAGACACTCACCTTACTGGGTATGTAACTTGGGACACTGCAAACAAGGTCACCTCAAATCTTGTGAGTCTGAGCACATACGAAACTAGGTATACTCAAGTTAAAGAAAATCAATTAGGCGATAATGATCAGCCGTTTGCTTGCAATGCCTGTTGCAGAGATGGAAAAGATGAGTCGAATATACCCGCTACCAATGTTGCATATAAGGTTTGTCGATTTAAATATATTGCTGGCGGCTTTAAGATCTTCCCAAGCTGGAAATTAATTGGGTTTAACGTTATTCCTGAACAATTTTTAAACGTTTCAACACATGATGCTATTTATTCAACTTACATAACAAGTTTAGTTCGACATGTAGCAGACATTGAAAAAACCCAAGGTATCAACTATTTCTTAAATTCATACTCTACCGTTGATCGTAGCTTTGCTGATTATGCCTCAAGTGAGATTTCTGCAGGAAATTATAACTCACTAACTAACTCATCGACGCTCCAACTTCAAGCCCGAGCGATCTATATGGATGAAACACCTGATGGAGCATACGAAGGGACAACATACACTGCGACTAATATTCCTTTAGATCGCATACCTTTTTACGAGGTTGATCTAACAAAGCTAACAGGCTGGACTCCAGATGAAGATAACTATGACTTTACTGCCACCTATACCGGCGATGGAGTTGTCAGCAACCAATGGGAAGCTGGCTTACATGACCCAATTCCAAATGGCGCAGGAACACCATGCCAAGCATCAAACATCTCTGCTGGTCCAAACTGTATATCAAACCAAGAACTAATTGATGGTGACGAAGGCACTTACAGTCGAGGTTTATTTTATGCCCGTAGCGCTACTTCTCCAACAACAACCGTTAGATCACAAATCTTCACTGGAAATGATGGTTGGGTTGATAGGGATGTTAGTGGTGAACCGATAAGCACGTCCTCTATCGAAATAACCGTAACACCTTAA
- a CDS encoding pilus assembly PilX family protein: protein MKIHNSRQSLSLQRGAAVLLVSIILLIGVTLITVFAARVGVMDQRIAANEYRHKEAQAAADAALEQSSAFIENNTDLYEGTVGGTSPWKDCTNVAIKDVLPCKIGSKSYDLAYDGVIATTAIEPLEYTVSLTSNIASDSYIVYEASSAGNIITAIGTGKSLDDTGEAFSQVSYGKTTFITPGVVPPVLASGVDLSGSFTIIADPRVTHNQTDCKTVTPLNVSPITNDNGDILGDLSLWVDGSGSGGTWQTCGIDSYVDSSATSAWGGPLKCVYEYTDTDDWSNCACDPDDHLSDSGAGSSAGYTPTYDHPDIKGPWNVIEDFPDSPFEHFFNGKTVAEVKAIAQSDGIYVDGPCNDSHTAGYKTNAKPIIWCTGDATFTTSGEQYNPIIAVSEGKLKLNAGANVWGIFVGLTDFTANGGAKVHGAVIVEDTDTYSFLTNGDYEQIYDFCVLSGLQDDAVNSDIAKLAYSAKDFQSN from the coding sequence ATGAAAATACATAATTCACGACAGTCATTAAGCTTACAAAGGGGCGCCGCCGTTCTTCTTGTCTCTATTATTTTACTTATTGGGGTCACTCTCATTACTGTATTTGCAGCCCGAGTTGGCGTAATGGATCAACGTATAGCAGCTAATGAGTATCGCCATAAAGAGGCACAAGCGGCGGCTGATGCTGCGCTTGAGCAAAGCTCGGCTTTTATAGAAAACAACACGGATCTATATGAAGGTACTGTAGGCGGCACATCCCCATGGAAAGACTGCACAAATGTCGCCATTAAGGACGTATTGCCTTGTAAAATTGGCAGCAAATCATACGACCTAGCCTATGATGGCGTAATTGCTACAACAGCCATCGAGCCTCTAGAATATACTGTATCACTCACATCAAACATAGCTTCAGACTCATACATCGTGTATGAAGCTTCATCTGCTGGCAACATAATCACTGCCATAGGTACAGGTAAAAGTCTAGATGACACAGGAGAAGCTTTTTCACAAGTATCTTATGGAAAAACAACCTTTATTACGCCTGGAGTCGTCCCCCCTGTTCTTGCATCAGGAGTAGACTTATCTGGTAGTTTTACGATTATTGCTGACCCACGTGTTACCCATAATCAAACTGACTGTAAAACAGTAACCCCACTAAACGTATCACCCATAACAAATGATAATGGCGACATTCTTGGTGACTTATCTTTGTGGGTTGACGGTTCAGGCAGTGGTGGTACTTGGCAAACATGTGGTATCGACTCATATGTTGACAGTAGTGCCACATCCGCATGGGGAGGGCCTTTAAAGTGTGTTTACGAATATACCGATACCGATGACTGGAGCAACTGTGCATGCGACCCGGATGATCACCTAAGTGACAGCGGTGCTGGAAGTAGTGCTGGATATACGCCGACATACGACCACCCCGATATTAAAGGTCCATGGAATGTCATCGAAGATTTTCCTGACAGTCCATTTGAACATTTCTTTAATGGTAAAACAGTAGCTGAAGTAAAAGCCATTGCCCAAAGCGACGGTATCTATGTTGATGGACCATGCAATGATAGTCATACAGCTGGTTACAAAACTAATGCAAAACCGATTATTTGGTGCACTGGGGACGCTACATTCACCACTTCCGGCGAGCAATACAACCCTATTATCGCTGTCTCTGAAGGCAAACTAAAACTCAATGCTGGCGCTAATGTATGGGGGATCTTTGTCGGTTTAACTGACTTCACTGCCAACGGTGGAGCTAAAGTTCATGGCGCTGTCATTGTTGAAGATACCGATACCTATAGCTTTCTAACGAACGGTGATTATGAGCAAATTTATGATTTCTGTGTCCTCTCAGGCCTACAGGATGACGCAGTTAACTCTGATATTGCTAAACTTGCCTATAGTGCCAAAGACTTCCAAAGCAACTGA
- a CDS encoding prepilin-type N-terminal cleavage/methylation domain-containing protein: MINQRQTGLTLIEMMIAMVLGLFVTAVIITVFSTNVRSSTENIKMIRLNQELRGVMTFMVDELKRAGYSERTTISDFMDKLNAPDPATLPRSCIRYAYDEDADAGAVADTGGINPESREHFGFTLHENTVKWISSGGAIGALGSPTCDTALPWEDLTDPNIAFITTLDFDISGSANTNDVSSLTALTTTTGVSVYDVTITLTGTVDLPPIGPDANDPRRTITETIRLRNDDPKN, encoded by the coding sequence ATGATTAATCAAAGACAAACAGGCCTTACTCTTATCGAGATGATGATTGCGATGGTACTTGGTTTATTCGTTACAGCCGTTATCATCACCGTATTTTCGACTAACGTACGCTCTAGCACAGAAAACATTAAAATGATTCGCCTTAACCAAGAGTTAAGGGGTGTAATGACTTTTATGGTTGACGAATTAAAGCGAGCCGGTTATTCAGAGCGTACGACAATCAGTGATTTTATGGACAAATTAAATGCCCCTGACCCAGCAACACTTCCAAGAAGCTGCATTCGCTATGCTTATGATGAAGATGCTGATGCAGGGGCTGTTGCAGATACAGGCGGCATAAACCCTGAAAGTCGAGAGCATTTTGGTTTTACACTACACGAAAATACAGTTAAGTGGATTAGCAGCGGTGGAGCTATTGGCGCATTAGGAAGCCCTACCTGTGACACTGCCTTGCCCTGGGAAGATCTAACCGACCCCAATATTGCATTCATAACCACTTTAGATTTCGATATTTCAGGTAGTGCAAACACTAACGACGTTAGTAGCTTAACAGCCCTAACAACAACAACTGGCGTAAGCGTTTATGACGTCACTATCACTTTAACGGGGACAGTTGATTTGCCGCCAATCGGCCCAGATGCTAACGACCCAAGACGTACTATAACTGAAACCATTCGTTTAAGAAACGACGATCCCAAAAACTAG
- a CDS encoding GspH/FimT family pseudopilin has translation MDQNRQKGFTLIELLIVVVILGILVAIAAPSMFSILEGRKLKGAAENFQVDLIFIKTEAIKRNTPVRIYYKFDSVDTSKWCYGMKVNAACDCFQADSSQADYCEIDGVKKTISQADYGNNVLIKDNNVNFASDLVSFTPLRGQATPGHVEFALADGRSIRTTVNARGRATICSDSGMGFEGC, from the coding sequence ATGGATCAAAATAGACAAAAGGGTTTTACACTGATTGAGCTGCTTATTGTAGTAGTGATATTGGGTATTTTGGTGGCTATTGCTGCGCCCTCTATGTTCAGTATATTAGAAGGGCGTAAGTTAAAAGGAGCCGCTGAAAACTTCCAAGTAGATTTAATATTTATTAAAACTGAGGCGATTAAAAGAAACACACCTGTCAGAATTTATTATAAATTTGACTCCGTCGACACCTCAAAATGGTGCTATGGCATGAAAGTAAATGCCGCTTGTGATTGTTTTCAAGCCGATTCTTCGCAAGCTGATTATTGTGAAATTGATGGTGTAAAGAAGACCATTAGTCAAGCAGACTATGGCAACAATGTTTTGATTAAAGATAACAATGTTAATTTTGCAAGTGACTTAGTATCTTTTACACCATTACGCGGCCAAGCAACGCCAGGGCATGTTGAGTTTGCCTTAGCTGATGGCAGGAGTATAAGAACTACAGTGAATGCCCGCGGAAGAGCTACCATTTGCTCTGATAGCGGAATGGGATTCGAGGGCTGCTAA
- a CDS encoding type IV pilin protein codes for MIKKPLYGFTLIELMIVVVIIGVLAAIAVPAYQDYGKRARRADAKQALLDARLNQEKWRANNSSYASTTVSVWSKDVVGNVGKSLDDHYDIEVQSATVTQYSITATPVSGGFQDGDDCGTFAIDVNGEDYTGSYAGENCWDR; via the coding sequence ATGATTAAAAAACCTTTGTACGGATTCACCTTAATAGAGTTGATGATTGTAGTGGTAATTATTGGCGTATTGGCAGCGATAGCAGTACCTGCTTATCAAGACTATGGGAAGCGCGCGCGACGAGCGGATGCAAAGCAAGCTTTGTTGGATGCGCGTTTAAATCAAGAAAAATGGCGTGCTAATAACTCTAGTTATGCGTCAACTACCGTCAGCGTTTGGAGTAAAGATGTAGTAGGAAACGTTGGCAAGAGCCTAGATGATCATTATGACATTGAGGTGCAATCGGCTACAGTAACTCAATACTCGATAACCGCGACACCAGTTTCCGGTGGATTTCAAGATGGTGATGATTGCGGTACGTTTGCTATTGACGTGAATGGGGAAGATTACACTGGCAGTTATGCA